From Oryza sativa Japonica Group chromosome 4, ASM3414082v1, one genomic window encodes:
- the LOC4335835 gene encoding fibrillin protein 5 homolog isoform X1: MAAASVLLLLPSPFLRPSSPAHRARCGIATTTTTSTSGRRGLFLFASRCRPGPRRRAASAAVPPEHGLSQPQPQARAVGSYEAALGDAKDALYAALEGMNRGIFGMTSEKRSEIHALVELLESKNPTPEPTDKLQDKVDGCWRLVYSTISILGKKRTKLGLRDFISLGDFFQMIDVKEEKAVNVIKFSARALKILSGQLTIEASYKITTKTKVDITLDSSTITPDQLMNIFQKNYDMLLAIFNPEGWLEITYVDESLRIGRDDKANIFVLERADPSEV; this comes from the exons ATGGCGGCAGCttccgtcctcctcctcctcccttcccccttCCTCCGTCCGTCGTCCCCGGCGCACCGCGCGCGCTGCGGCATTgccaccacgacgacgacgagcacgaGCGGGAGGAGGGGGCTCTTCCTCTTCGCCTCGCGCTGCCGCCCCGGCCCACGGCgacgcgcggcgtcggcggcggtgcctCCCGAGCACGGCTTGTCCCAGCCCCAGCCACAGGCGCGGGCGGTGGGCTCGTACGAGGCCGCCCTCGGCGACGCCAAGGACGCGCTCTACGCCGCTCTGGAAg GCATGAACAGAGGGATATTCGGGATGACCTCCGAGAAAAGGTCGGAGATTCACGCACTGGTGGAGCTCCTCGAGTCCAAGAACCCAACGCCGGAGCCAACCGACAAGCTGCAGGACAAG GTGGATGGATGCTGGAGGCTCGTCTATAGCACGATTTCGATACTGGGGAAGAAGAGGACAAAGTTGGGACTGAGAGATTTCATCAGCTTAGGAGATTTCTTCCAGATGATTGATGTCAAAGAG GAAAAGGCGGTAAATGTGATAAAATTCAGTGCAAGGGCGTTGAAGATATTATCTGGCCAACTTACTATTGAAGCTTCGTACAAGATAACTACTAAAACA AAGGTTGATATCACGCTTGATAGTTCGACCATCACTCCTGATCAG CTGATGAATATTTTCCAGAAGAACTATGATATGCTCCTTGCTATATTCAACCCAGAAGGCTGGCTAGAGATAAC ATACGTTGATGAATCTCTACGGATAGGAAGAGATGACAAGGCAAACATCTTTGTGCTGGAGAGGGCAGACCCCTCAGAAGTTTGA
- the LOC4335835 gene encoding fibrillin protein 5 homolog isoform X2 yields MAAASVLLLLPSPFLRPSSPAHRARCGIATTTTTSTSGRRGLFLFASRCRPGPRRRAASAAVPPEHGLSQPQPQARAVGSYEAALGDAKDALYAALEGMNRGIFGMTSEKRSEIHALVELLESKNPTPEPTDKLQDKVDGCWRLVYSTISILGKKRTKLGLRDFISLGDFFQMIDVKEEKAVNVIKFSARALKILSGQLTIEASYKITTKTKVDITLDSSTITPDQLMNIFQKNYDMLLAIFNPEGWLEITSGVDAFNTNNFG; encoded by the exons ATGGCGGCAGCttccgtcctcctcctcctcccttcccccttCCTCCGTCCGTCGTCCCCGGCGCACCGCGCGCGCTGCGGCATTgccaccacgacgacgacgagcacgaGCGGGAGGAGGGGGCTCTTCCTCTTCGCCTCGCGCTGCCGCCCCGGCCCACGGCgacgcgcggcgtcggcggcggtgcctCCCGAGCACGGCTTGTCCCAGCCCCAGCCACAGGCGCGGGCGGTGGGCTCGTACGAGGCCGCCCTCGGCGACGCCAAGGACGCGCTCTACGCCGCTCTGGAAg GCATGAACAGAGGGATATTCGGGATGACCTCCGAGAAAAGGTCGGAGATTCACGCACTGGTGGAGCTCCTCGAGTCCAAGAACCCAACGCCGGAGCCAACCGACAAGCTGCAGGACAAG GTGGATGGATGCTGGAGGCTCGTCTATAGCACGATTTCGATACTGGGGAAGAAGAGGACAAAGTTGGGACTGAGAGATTTCATCAGCTTAGGAGATTTCTTCCAGATGATTGATGTCAAAGAG GAAAAGGCGGTAAATGTGATAAAATTCAGTGCAAGGGCGTTGAAGATATTATCTGGCCAACTTACTATTGAAGCTTCGTACAAGATAACTACTAAAACA AAGGTTGATATCACGCTTGATAGTTCGACCATCACTCCTGATCAG CTGATGAATATTTTCCAGAAGAACTATGATATGCTCCTTGCTATATTCAACCCAGAAGGCTGGCTAGAGATAAC AAGTGGTGTGGATGCTTTTAACACCAATAATTTCGGGTAG
- the LOC4335835 gene encoding fibrillin protein 5 homolog isoform X3: MAAASVLLLLPSPFLRPSSPAHRARCGIATTTTTSTSGRRGLFLFASRCRPGPRRRAASAAVPPEHGLSQPQPQARAVGSYEAALGDAKDALYAALEGMNRGIFGMTSEKRSEIHALVELLESKNPTPEPTDKLQDKVDGCWRLVYSTISILGKKRTKLGLRDFISLGDFFQMIDVKEEKAVNVIKFSARALKILSGQLTIEASYKITTKTKVDITLDSSTITPDQLMNIFQKNYDMLLAIFNPEGWLEITGVDAFNTNNFG; the protein is encoded by the exons ATGGCGGCAGCttccgtcctcctcctcctcccttcccccttCCTCCGTCCGTCGTCCCCGGCGCACCGCGCGCGCTGCGGCATTgccaccacgacgacgacgagcacgaGCGGGAGGAGGGGGCTCTTCCTCTTCGCCTCGCGCTGCCGCCCCGGCCCACGGCgacgcgcggcgtcggcggcggtgcctCCCGAGCACGGCTTGTCCCAGCCCCAGCCACAGGCGCGGGCGGTGGGCTCGTACGAGGCCGCCCTCGGCGACGCCAAGGACGCGCTCTACGCCGCTCTGGAAg GCATGAACAGAGGGATATTCGGGATGACCTCCGAGAAAAGGTCGGAGATTCACGCACTGGTGGAGCTCCTCGAGTCCAAGAACCCAACGCCGGAGCCAACCGACAAGCTGCAGGACAAG GTGGATGGATGCTGGAGGCTCGTCTATAGCACGATTTCGATACTGGGGAAGAAGAGGACAAAGTTGGGACTGAGAGATTTCATCAGCTTAGGAGATTTCTTCCAGATGATTGATGTCAAAGAG GAAAAGGCGGTAAATGTGATAAAATTCAGTGCAAGGGCGTTGAAGATATTATCTGGCCAACTTACTATTGAAGCTTCGTACAAGATAACTACTAAAACA AAGGTTGATATCACGCTTGATAGTTCGACCATCACTCCTGATCAG CTGATGAATATTTTCCAGAAGAACTATGATATGCTCCTTGCTATATTCAACCCAGAAGGCTGGCTAGAGATAAC TGGTGTGGATGCTTTTAACACCAATAATTTCGGGTAG